A genome region from Hippopotamus amphibius kiboko isolate mHipAmp2 chromosome 1, mHipAmp2.hap2, whole genome shotgun sequence includes the following:
- the FGF1 gene encoding fibroblast growth factor 1 isoform X2: protein MAEGEITTFTALTEKFNLPPGNYKKPKLLYCSNGGHFLRILPDGTVDGTRDRSDQHTVTQ from the coding sequence atggctgaagggGAAATCACAACCTTCACGGCCCTGACCGAGAAGTTTAATCTGCCTCCAGGGAATTACAAGAAGCCCAAACTCCTCTACTGTAGCAACGGGGGCCACTTCCTGAGGATCCTTCCAGATGGCACAGTGGATGGGACGAGGGACAGGAGTGACCAGCACA